TCTCACCGGCGGCCGAGCCCTCGGCCTGGGTGGTGATGGTCTGGTTCAACGCGGAGACCACCCCGGCGGCCGCGGACGGGGTTCCCCCGTCGCCGCCGGCGTTGCCGACGCCGACCACCGACTCGCCGACCTGCAGGTCGGCGGAGGTGCCGAAGTTGGCGGTGGTCAGGCCGGAGGCGTCACCGAGCTGCAGCACCGCGATGTCGTCCTGCACGTCGGTGCCCACGACCGAGGCCTGGTAGGTCTGGCCGGTGGTCACGATGGTGACGGTGATCGACGTCGAGCCCTCGATCACGTGGTTGTTGGTCAGGATCTGCCCGTTCGAGGTCAGCACCAGCCCGGTGCCGGCCGCCGCGGCGTCCTGGTAGCCCAGCACGGTGTCGATGTAGACCAGCCCGACCTGCTGGTTCGCCGTCGGCGCTTGACCCGAACTGCCGGACGAGTTGCCCGACGAACCGCCGGAGTAGCCGTTGCCGGTGGAGCCCCCCGATCCGCCGAACGGATCCACCCCGTAGCCGCCGTACCCGCCGTACCCGCCGGAGCCGGAGGAGGACCCGCCGCCGTACGGGTTGGGCAGCGAGGCGGTCGCGGCGAGACCCTGGACCGCCGTCGGGGTGCCGGCCACCGCCGTGGTGCCGCCGAATGCGGCGGCCAGGCCCAGCGCGGCGGCCACCCCCAACGCTCCCGCCGCCATCAAAGGCTTCCGGCCACGGTGCTGCACGGCTTGTTCCACGACGTCCTCCTGGGTTCACGCTGATCGAAGACCAGGACACCCTCGGTCGCTGCGGAACGGTTGTGCGGGTCATCGGGATCCGATCGCGGCCAGCCATGAATCGCCTGTGACCGGTCCGGGCCACCGGGGAGCGGGACTCCTTCGGCCTCCCTCCGCCGGCGAGTGGGCCCGTGGTCTCTACTGTCGGCCCGGACGGGAACGGGGGCGTCCCCGGCGAGTGGTGAAGGAGAAGTCCGTGTTCACGGTGATGGTGCCCGGCATCGACGGGTCCGACGAGGTCCACTGGCAGTCGCGATGGCAGCGTGAGCTCGGGCCGGCCGCCGGACGGATCGAGCCGTCGTCGTGGAGCCGGCCGGAGCTGGCCGACTGGCTGACCGCGATCGACCGCAGCCTGCCCGACGGTGAGCCGGCGGTGCTCGTCGCCCACAGCCTTGGCTGCCTGGCCGTCGCCGGCTGGTTGGCCGGGCGCTCGCCGGGAACCGTCCGGGGCGTGGTTCTGGTCGCGCCGCCGGACTCGCGCGGCCCGCGGTTCCCGGCCGCCGCCGCGCCCACCTTCGTCGGGCTCGACACCGGCCCGCTGCCGGTGCCCGGGCTGGTCATCGCCAGCGACGACGACCCCTACGCCTCCCGGTCGGCCGCCGATCGGCTGGCCGCCGGGTGGGGGGTCCCGGTGGTCGGGGTCGGCGCCGCCGGTCACCTGAACTCGGCCAGCGGGCTGGGCGACTGGCCGCTCGGCCGGGCGCTGGTCACCGCGTTCCGCGCCGGCCTCGGCGGCTGAGCAAACCCGGACCCGGCACCGCCGGCCCGGGCTCGGCTAGCCCAGCGAGGCCTGCAGGCGCTGCGCCACCTGGCCGACGAAGGCGGCCGGGTCGGCCAGCTCGCCGCCCTCCGCGATCAGCGCGAGACCGTAGAGCACATGCGCGGTCTCGGCCAGGGCAGGATCGTCCGGGCGCTGCCGGTGGGCATCTCGCAGGCCGGTGACCAGGGGGTGCTGTGCGTTGAGCTCCAGGGTGCGCTTGACCGTCGGCGGTTCCTGGCCCATCGCCCGGTACATCTTCTCCAGGGTCGGCGTCAGGTCGCCGGGATCGCCCACCAGCACCGCCGCGGACGTGGTCAGCCGGTGCGACAGGCGCACCTGCTTGACGTCGTCGATCAGCGTCGCGGTCAGCCAGCCCAGCAGGTCACCGAAGTCCTTGGCCGTGTCGTCGTCGACATCCTCGCCGCCCAGGTCGATCTCGCCCTTGGCGATGGACGCGAACGACTTGCTGTCGAAGTCGCTGACCGCGTCCACCCAGATCTCGTCGATCGGATCGGTCAGCAGCAGCACCTCGTAGCCCTTGGCCCGAAACGCCTCCATGTGCGGGGACTTCTCCAG
This genomic window from Nakamurella multipartita DSM 44233 contains:
- a CDS encoding S1C family serine protease, giving the protein MEQAVQHRGRKPLMAAGALGVAAALGLAAAFGGTTAVAGTPTAVQGLAATASLPNPYGGGSSSGSGGYGGYGGYGVDPFGGSGGSTGNGYSGGSSGNSSGSSGQAPTANQQVGLVYIDTVLGYQDAAAAGTGLVLTSNGQILTNNHVIEGSTSITVTIVTTGQTYQASVVGTDVQDDIAVLQLGDASGLTTANFGTSADLQVGESVVGVGNAGGDGGTPSAAAGVVSALNQTITTQAEGSAAGETLTGLIETTADIQSGDSGGPLFDANDEVVGIDTAAEVVAGQSENGYAIPIDTALGIAKQIITGDESDGVRIGYPAFLGVQVQSAATAGTGTGRSRSGSSSTGTAGALIGGVVSGSPAEQAGLTAGDTVTGIDDRAVSSADGLSTALAAHNPGDRVSVTWVDSSGAKHSATVTLAQGPAA
- a CDS encoding RBBP9/YdeN family alpha/beta hydrolase — encoded protein: MFTVMVPGIDGSDEVHWQSRWQRELGPAAGRIEPSSWSRPELADWLTAIDRSLPDGEPAVLVAHSLGCLAVAGWLAGRSPGTVRGVVLVAPPDSRGPRFPAAAAPTFVGLDTGPLPVPGLVIASDDDPYASRSAADRLAAGWGVPVVGVGAAGHLNSASGLGDWPLGRALVTAFRAGLGG